The following proteins are co-located in the Deinococcus metallilatus genome:
- a CDS encoding PadR family transcriptional regulator, with amino-acid sequence MDVNLFKGNLDLILLSVLEREEGYGLEITKRVEALTEGHITLNAGSLYPALHRLERARYLAATLTTPGRGGPPVKTYRLTEAGRAELHRRREGYAAFDRALRSLW; translated from the coding sequence ATGGACGTGAATCTGTTCAAGGGCAACCTGGACCTGATCCTGCTGAGCGTGCTGGAGCGGGAGGAAGGGTACGGGCTGGAAATCACCAAGCGGGTGGAGGCGCTGACGGAGGGGCACATCACCCTGAACGCGGGGAGCCTCTATCCGGCGCTGCACCGGCTGGAACGCGCGAGGTACCTCGCCGCGACGCTGACCACGCCGGGCCGGGGCGGGCCGCCGGTCAAGACCTACCGGCTGACGGAAGCGGGCCGGGCGGAGCTGCACCGCCGCCGCGAAGGGTATGCAGCCTTTGACCGCGCGCTGCGGAGCCTGTGGTGA
- the lepB gene encoding signal peptidase I — translation MKTRLRQLWREWGSPVVFALLVTQFGATAVKVDGASMMPALRNGEWLAVPKVEGWAHRAGLGTYQRGDVVVFKPPRAAASEWTHDYRGFPLPWAYRPYLVKRVVALPGDRVRMNRGELYVNGRRVDQDWTLPFWQGLCLDRNSVLANSVASSPVQMEQAEITVPAEHYFVLGDNRSPGGSLDSRVFGPVGVGDIAGRALASVWPLAVPGQATPPCDGQAHPERRVTFGGKTRWNPRMLTPPAGLNELP, via the coding sequence GTGAAGACCAGGTTGCGCCAGCTCTGGCGCGAGTGGGGCTCCCCGGTCGTCTTCGCGCTGCTGGTCACGCAGTTTGGGGCGACCGCTGTCAAGGTGGACGGGGCCAGCATGATGCCCGCGCTGCGAAACGGCGAGTGGCTGGCGGTGCCCAAAGTGGAGGGCTGGGCGCACCGGGCGGGCCTCGGCACGTACCAGCGGGGAGATGTGGTGGTGTTCAAGCCGCCCCGCGCCGCCGCCTCCGAATGGACGCACGACTACCGGGGCTTCCCCCTGCCCTGGGCCTACCGGCCATACCTCGTCAAACGGGTGGTGGCGCTGCCGGGTGACCGCGTGCGGATGAACCGGGGCGAGCTGTACGTCAATGGGCGGCGGGTGGATCAGGACTGGACCCTTCCCTTCTGGCAAGGGCTGTGCCTGGACCGGAACAGCGTTCTGGCGAACAGCGTGGCCTCGTCCCCAGTGCAGATGGAACAAGCGGAAATCACCGTCCCTGCCGAACACTACTTCGTGCTGGGCGACAACCGCAGTCCCGGCGGCAGTCTGGACAGCCGGGTGTTCGGCCCGGTCGGTGTGGGGGACATTGCCGGGCGGGCGCTGGCGAGCGTGTGGCCGCTGGCCGTGCCCGGGCAGGCCACCCCACCCTGCGACGGGCAGGCGCACCCGGAGCGGCGCGTGACCTTCGGGGGCAAGACTCGCTGGAATCCGAGGATGCTCACGCCGCCTGCGGGGTTAAACGAGCTGCCGTAA
- a CDS encoding sensor histidine kinase, with amino-acid sequence MMDAMSTSLPGQGRREGPLTDLLASRTYRTALYVALALPLGGLVFGLLVGGALAGVLTLPLLVGAAFLLGTLWLVPGLADVQRWLAGLLGLRFSRVTPPPVYAGVLPWLRATLADAATYRALMFHLLQLPLAAVCWIVLGTLLGASLAALAAPWWAARPEVFPLTWNGGQVTLTALGAAGLLLAGLGGLLVTAGVLNLLGRVWAWLAYALLSAPLDEGGARREVAALRRAAGRVALGDDLGATLADLAGQARAASTARAVALTAPDGTLRAASGPDHPALHGPGASPPAGGADVRYAAGGVTLATLPVVAGGADGGTLRALYAPGTQPGPEELAFLLSIADHAGTALHAAELIRRASERAEEQERARLARELHDSVAQALYGITLGAKTARATLGRDPEKTRASLDYTIRLAEGGVSEMKALLFSLRPDALEEGGLIAALTQNAHALGARHGLTLHADLGREPSLSPAAQAAAYRVAQEALHNVVKHARASQVWLSVREEAGLVTVEVRDDGRGFDPAALPGGTLGQRSMRERAQGAGGTLDVQSRPGTGTTVTLTLPADRGEGGA; translated from the coding sequence ATGATGGACGCGATGAGCACCTCGCTGCCAGGACAGGGACGCCGGGAAGGGCCGCTGACCGATCTGCTGGCCAGCCGCACCTACCGCACGGCGCTGTATGTGGCGCTGGCGCTCCCGCTGGGCGGGCTGGTGTTCGGCCTGCTGGTGGGGGGGGCGCTGGCGGGCGTGCTGACGCTGCCGCTGCTGGTGGGCGCGGCGTTCCTGCTGGGGACGCTCTGGCTGGTGCCGGGGCTGGCGGACGTGCAGAGGTGGCTGGCGGGGCTGCTGGGCCTGCGCTTCTCACGGGTGACGCCGCCCCCGGTCTACGCGGGCGTGCTGCCCTGGCTGCGCGCGACCCTGGCCGACGCCGCGACCTACCGGGCGCTGATGTTTCACCTGCTGCAACTGCCGCTGGCCGCCGTGTGCTGGATCGTCCTGGGCACGCTGCTGGGCGCGTCGCTGGCCGCCCTGGCCGCACCGTGGTGGGCCGCCCGGCCGGAGGTCTTTCCCCTGACCTGGAACGGCGGGCAGGTCACGCTGACGGCGCTGGGGGCCGCGGGCCTGCTGCTGGCGGGGCTGGGCGGGCTGCTGGTCACGGCGGGGGTGCTGAACCTGCTCGGCCGGGTGTGGGCCTGGCTGGCCTACGCGCTGCTCTCGGCCCCGCTGGACGAGGGCGGCGCGCGCCGGGAGGTCGCGGCGCTGCGCCGGGCGGCGGGCCGGGTAGCCCTGGGCGACGACCTGGGCGCGACCCTGGCGGACCTGGCGGGACAGGCGCGGGCGGCGAGTACCGCGCGGGCGGTGGCGCTGACCGCCCCGGACGGCACGCTGCGCGCGGCAAGCGGTCCGGATCATCCCGCCCTGCACGGTCCCGGCGCGTCTCCCCCGGCGGGCGGTGCGGACGTGCGGTACGCGGCGGGGGGCGTCACGCTGGCGACCCTGCCGGTCGTGGCGGGCGGCGCGGACGGCGGCACGCTGCGCGCCCTCTACGCGCCCGGCACGCAGCCGGGGCCGGAGGAGCTGGCTTTCCTCCTGAGCATCGCGGACCACGCGGGGACGGCGCTGCACGCCGCCGAACTGATCCGGCGCGCCAGCGAGCGGGCCGAGGAGCAGGAACGCGCGCGGCTGGCCCGCGAACTGCACGACAGCGTGGCGCAGGCCCTCTACGGCATCACGCTGGGGGCCAAGACCGCGCGGGCGACCCTGGGCCGCGACCCCGAAAAGACCCGCGCCAGCCTGGACTACACCATCCGGCTCGCGGAGGGCGGCGTCAGCGAGATGAAGGCCCTGCTCTTCAGCCTGCGCCCCGACGCCCTGGAGGAAGGCGGACTGATCGCCGCCCTCACGCAGAACGCCCACGCGCTGGGGGCCAGGCACGGCCTGACGCTCCACGCCGACCTGGGGCGCGAGCCATCCCTCTCCCCCGCCGCGCAGGCCGCCGCCTACCGCGTGGCGCAGGAGGCGCTGCACAACGTCGTCAAGCACGCCCGCGCCTCCCAGGTGTGGCTGAGCGTGCGCGAGGAGGCGGGCCTGGTCACGGTCGAGGTCCGCGACGACGGGCGCGGCTTTGACCCGGCGGCCCTGCCCGGCGGCACCCTGGGGCAACGCTCCATGCGCGAGCGGGCGCAGGGCGCGGGCGGCACGCTGGACGTGCAGAGCAGGCCGGGGACGGGCACCACCGTGACCCTCACCCTCCCGGCGGACCGCGGGGAGGGGGGCGCGTGA
- a CDS encoding response regulator, translated as MTDPTSPPPVRVLLVDDHAVVRQGLRLFLGLDPQIEVVGEAANGEEALAEADRLNPDVVVMDLMMPVMDGIQATRLLRRAHPDMEVIALTSTLEEHKVNGAIEAGAISYMLKDASSDTLADAIHAAARGEVRLHPEAARRLVRDFRTPDMRETLTPKEVIVLQLIARGCSNRDIARDQGVTEATVKTHVSRLLGKLGLESRTQAALYALRHGLATLEE; from the coding sequence ATGACCGACCCCACCTCCCCCCCACCCGTCCGCGTGCTGCTGGTGGACGACCACGCCGTCGTGCGCCAGGGCCTGCGCCTCTTCCTGGGCCTCGATCCCCAAATCGAGGTCGTGGGCGAGGCCGCCAACGGCGAGGAAGCCCTGGCCGAAGCGGACCGCCTGAACCCCGACGTGGTGGTGATGGACCTGATGATGCCGGTGATGGACGGTATCCAGGCCACGCGCCTGCTGCGCCGCGCGCACCCCGATATGGAGGTCATCGCGCTCACCAGCACACTGGAAGAACACAAGGTCAACGGCGCCATCGAGGCCGGGGCCATCAGCTACATGCTCAAGGACGCCTCCTCGGACACGCTTGCCGACGCCATCCACGCCGCCGCGCGGGGAGAAGTGCGGCTGCACCCCGAAGCCGCCCGCCGTCTGGTGCGCGACTTCCGCACACCCGATATGCGCGAGACACTGACCCCCAAGGAAGTCATCGTGCTGCAACTGATCGCGCGCGGCTGCTCCAACCGCGACATCGCCCGCGACCAGGGCGTGACCGAGGCCACCGTGAAAACGCATGTCAGCCGCCTGCTGGGCAAGCTGGGGCTGGAAAGCCGCACCCAGGCGGCACTGTACGCGCTGCGGCACGGGCTGGCGACGTTGGAGGAATAG
- a CDS encoding ABC transporter ATP-binding protein — translation MKFSLRLFLSYYRPYRRTLILDLLCALVVAGITLIYPLCAGYVTRTVLHGSSPEALPELMRVGAFMLVLLAVQIAANTYVDYQGHMMGTYIERDMRRDLFAHLQRLPFGFYDSHRTGQLMSRVTNDLYDVGELAHHGPEDLFIALLLFGGVFGVLLNLNPRLTLLLFCFLPFMAAYTVFFNMRLNRAMLQSRRRIGDVNAQVEDTLAGIRVVQSFTGEGTEQRRFDAENGRFVDSRRAGYHAEAYFYQGMVAFTQLMTVAVLVFGGLTILRGQLRLDELVTYLLCVGILMEPIRRFVNIARLLQEGVTGFQRFQELMAVQPDITDAPGALELKGVRGDVEFRQVRFQYPSSPVPVLRNINLTIAAGEFVALVGASGVGKSTLCALIPRFYEVTSGQLLVDGVPVDEVTLTSLRRNIGVVQQDVYLFSGTVLENILYGRPDASTGEVIEAARQAGAHDFIMALPQGYGTDIGQRGVKLSGGQKQRLSIARVFLKDPPILIFDEATSALDNDSERLVQQSLERLAQRRTTLVIAHRLSTVRNAGRIVVMTEDGISEQGTHDELMRRGGVYAELQAVGARL, via the coding sequence TTGAAGTTTTCCCTGCGCCTTTTTCTGTCCTACTACCGCCCCTATCGCCGTACCCTGATTCTGGACCTGCTCTGCGCGCTGGTCGTGGCGGGCATTACCCTCATTTATCCACTGTGCGCCGGATACGTCACGCGCACGGTGCTGCACGGGTCCAGCCCCGAGGCGCTGCCTGAGCTGATGCGCGTCGGCGCGTTCATGCTGGTGCTGCTCGCTGTGCAGATCGCCGCCAACACCTATGTGGACTACCAGGGCCACATGATGGGCACCTACATCGAGCGGGATATGCGGCGGGACCTGTTCGCGCACCTGCAAAGGTTGCCATTCGGGTTCTACGACTCGCACCGGACCGGGCAACTGATGAGCCGGGTCACGAACGACCTGTACGACGTAGGCGAACTGGCCCACCACGGCCCCGAGGACCTGTTCATCGCGCTGTTGCTGTTCGGGGGCGTGTTCGGGGTCCTGCTGAACCTGAATCCCCGGCTCACGCTGCTGCTGTTCTGTTTTCTGCCGTTCATGGCAGCGTACACCGTGTTTTTCAACATGCGCCTCAACCGGGCGATGTTGCAGAGTCGGCGGCGCATAGGCGACGTGAACGCGCAGGTCGAGGATACCCTGGCGGGCATCCGCGTGGTGCAGTCGTTCACGGGCGAGGGGACCGAGCAGCGGCGCTTCGATGCCGAGAACGGGCGTTTCGTGGACAGCCGTCGCGCGGGCTATCACGCCGAGGCGTACTTCTATCAGGGCATGGTGGCCTTCACACAACTGATGACGGTCGCCGTGCTGGTGTTCGGCGGCCTGACCATCCTGCGCGGCCAGTTGCGGCTGGACGAACTCGTCACGTACCTGCTGTGCGTGGGCATTCTGATGGAACCCATTCGCCGCTTCGTGAACATCGCGCGGCTGCTTCAGGAGGGCGTGACTGGCTTCCAGCGGTTCCAGGAATTGATGGCGGTGCAGCCGGATATCACGGACGCCCCGGGTGCGCTGGAATTGAAGGGGGTGCGCGGGGACGTGGAGTTTCGGCAGGTCCGCTTTCAGTACCCGTCCAGCCCCGTGCCCGTGCTGCGGAACATCAACCTGACCATCGCGGCGGGAGAGTTCGTGGCCCTCGTCGGCGCGTCGGGCGTGGGCAAAAGCACCCTCTGTGCGCTGATCCCCCGTTTTTACGAGGTCACGAGCGGCCAACTTCTGGTGGACGGTGTGCCGGTCGATGAGGTCACGCTCACCTCATTGCGGCGCAACATCGGCGTGGTGCAGCAGGACGTGTACCTGTTTTCCGGCACGGTCCTGGAAAATATCCTGTACGGGAGGCCTGACGCCAGCACCGGCGAGGTGATCGAGGCCGCGCGGCAGGCCGGGGCACACGACTTCATCATGGCCCTGCCGCAGGGGTACGGTACGGACATCGGCCAGCGCGGCGTCAAGCTTTCTGGCGGGCAGAAGCAGCGCCTAAGCATCGCGCGGGTGTTTCTGAAAGACCCACCCATCCTGATCTTCGACGAGGCGACGAGCGCCTTGGACAACGACTCCGAGCGGCTGGTGCAGCAGTCGCTGGAACGCCTCGCCCAGCGCCGCACCACCCTGGTGATCGCCCACCGCCTCAGCACCGTGCGGAATGCGGGGCGCATTGTCGTAATGACGGAGGACGGGATTTCCGAGCAGGGCACGCACGACGAGCTGATGCGGCGCGGGGGCGTGTATGCGGAGCTTCAGGCGGTGGGGGCGCGGCTCTAG
- a CDS encoding chlorite dismutase family protein: protein MMVDLDPSGQVTQREPDRAQRQFLDYAFYKLDPAFRRLPQAERGEIKAEFLAAAEGWVADAPAEKGLIQRSYSLVGVRGDVDFMLWRIAFDVRDFQEAQARLNRTRLMGYLTQPYNFVSMQKRSQYVNRVEGSGHGLEILPGQGKYLFIYPFIKTRPWYDLTPHSRQGMMDEHIYASGPFKGVRINTSYSYGIDDQEFVVSFDSDYPQEFVDLVHRLRYTEASMYTSRDTPMFTCVKKELAGVLEDLG, encoded by the coding sequence ATGATGGTGGACCTCGACCCCAGCGGGCAGGTCACGCAGCGGGAACCCGACCGCGCGCAGCGGCAGTTTCTGGACTACGCCTTCTACAAGCTCGATCCGGCGTTCCGGCGTCTACCGCAGGCCGAACGGGGCGAGATCAAGGCCGAGTTTCTCGCGGCGGCGGAAGGCTGGGTCGCGGACGCGCCCGCCGAGAAGGGTCTGATCCAGCGGAGTTACAGCCTCGTTGGCGTGCGCGGCGACGTGGACTTCATGCTGTGGCGCATCGCCTTCGACGTGCGCGACTTTCAGGAGGCGCAGGCCCGGCTGAACCGCACGCGGCTGATGGGCTACCTCACGCAGCCCTACAACTTCGTTTCCATGCAGAAGCGCAGCCAGTACGTGAACCGCGTCGAGGGCAGCGGGCACGGGCTGGAAATCCTGCCGGGGCAGGGCAAATACCTCTTCATCTACCCCTTCATCAAGACCCGCCCCTGGTACGACCTGACGCCGCACAGCCGCCAGGGCATGATGGACGAGCATATCTACGCCTCCGGCCCCTTCAAGGGCGTGCGGATCAACACCAGTTACTCCTACGGTATTGACGACCAGGAGTTCGTGGTCAGCTTCGACAGCGACTACCCCCAGGAGTTCGTGGATTTGGTCCACCGCCTGCGCTACACCGAGGCGAGCATGTACACGTCGCGGGATACGCCGATGTTCACGTGTGTGAAGAAGGAGCTGGCGGGGGTACTGGAGGATTTGGGGTGA
- a CDS encoding aldo/keto reductase gives MEYRKLLGTDLTVSALGFGVWTVGTTWWGVKDDQMAERLLRRAFDLGITFFDNADTYASGRAEEIQRRVLGDVRDQIVIGTKFGYDIYNHPERPGQQERPHDWTPEYLRKALEGSLKRLGTDYIDYYQLHNPRVDAIQKDDLWAELERLKAEGLIRAYGTALGPALNERQIEEGIETIRLRHAPTQIIYNLLEQVLGEAILPVAEAEGVGVMARVPHASGLLEGYMTVDTQFEPGDHRNWRLTTNARRKAWMEDGLKKVEQLEAQFLEGRTIGQLALQFALRSPAMASVIPNIYDQKGLEEYASTFGAAPLTDAEYHDIQRLYQANFGLSTDLRGEAVR, from the coding sequence ATGGAATACCGCAAACTGCTGGGCACCGACCTGACCGTCAGCGCGTTGGGCTTCGGCGTGTGGACGGTCGGCACGACGTGGTGGGGCGTCAAGGACGACCAGATGGCCGAGCGGCTGCTGCGCCGCGCCTTCGACCTGGGCATCACCTTCTTTGACAACGCGGACACCTACGCTTCGGGCCGCGCGGAGGAAATCCAGCGCCGGGTGCTGGGGGACGTGCGCGATCAGATCGTGATCGGCACCAAGTTCGGCTACGACATCTACAACCACCCCGAGCGCCCCGGCCAGCAGGAGCGCCCGCACGACTGGACGCCCGAATATCTCCGCAAGGCCCTGGAAGGCAGCCTGAAGCGCCTCGGCACCGATTACATCGACTACTACCAGCTTCACAACCCCCGCGTGGACGCCATCCAGAAAGACGACCTCTGGGCCGAACTGGAGCGGCTCAAGGCTGAGGGCCTGATCCGCGCCTACGGCACCGCCCTCGGTCCGGCGCTGAACGAGCGGCAGATTGAAGAAGGCATAGAAACCATCCGCCTGCGCCACGCGCCCACCCAGATCATCTACAACCTGCTGGAACAGGTGCTGGGCGAAGCCATTCTGCCGGTGGCCGAAGCGGAGGGCGTCGGCGTGATGGCCCGCGTGCCCCACGCTTCGGGGCTGCTGGAAGGCTACATGACAGTGGACACCCAGTTCGAGCCGGGCGACCACCGCAACTGGCGCCTGACCACGAACGCCCGCCGCAAGGCCTGGATGGAAGACGGGCTGAAGAAGGTGGAGCAACTGGAAGCCCAGTTCCTTGAGGGCCGCACTATCGGCCAGCTCGCCCTCCAGTTCGCGCTGCGTTCCCCCGCGATGGCGAGCGTCATTCCCAACATCTACGACCAGAAGGGGCTGGAGGAATACGCCTCCACCTTCGGCGCCGCGCCCCTGACGGACGCCGAATACCACGACATTCAGCGGCTCTACCAGGCGAACTTCGGGCTGAGCACCGACCTGCGCGGGGAGGCCGTCCGATGA
- a CDS encoding VOC family protein yields MLKHVSFLTGDLRAALDFYTRLGGVVEKELTTAEGFRRGVIRLGEGRLQFFEIPGEGPTPHSHWAEHVALHVPDLRALLPELRAAGVAVTRDLQTSPGGRDMAFVLDPDGRQVELLERVLSLVACGM; encoded by the coding sequence ATGCTGAAGCACGTGTCCTTCCTGACGGGCGACCTGCGGGCCGCTCTCGACTTTTACACCCGGCTGGGCGGCGTGGTCGAAAAGGAGTTGACGACCGCCGAGGGCTTCCGGAGGGGCGTGATCCGCCTGGGCGAAGGCCGCCTGCAATTCTTCGAGATTCCCGGCGAGGGGCCCACTCCGCACTCCCACTGGGCCGAACACGTCGCCCTGCACGTCCCCGACCTCCGCGCCCTCCTCCCCGAGCTGCGCGCGGCGGGCGTGGCCGTCACCCGCGACCTCCAGACCAGCCCCGGCGGACGCGACATGGCCTTCGTGCTGGACCCGGACGGACGGCAGGTGGAATTGCTGGAGAGAGTCTTGTCGCTTGTCGCTTGTGGCATGTAG
- a CDS encoding AI-2E family transporter, with translation MISSPKAPNAFQYVWRSPWVRAAVFLLLFYLAYRLLGQIQTVVVVFAVAYLIAYLANPMLNWLERGRVKRGLGVFFVLLVFIGILALAAALVVTVSAQLITLLQSLPDQIGRLNDLLDRLFGWLGTHGVPGTDNVRTRLTEAVQTYVQNLGRNIVPLLQNLLSSTGTIFSSIVSIGGVLGQVVLILLLSIYLMLDYSRVNAALLKAFPRPWQPRVLEFTGLVGTSVGGYVRGQLVIAAFIGVFVWLGLTLIGVPSAAAIGFLAGAFNIVPYLGPVIGATPALLLALPFGWVKMLLVVVIFVAANQIEGNFLSPYILSKTTNLHPVAVLLAILVGASLFGFAGALLAVPAVALGKLVLDKYYFPSRVYTEGP, from the coding sequence GTGATCTCGTCTCCCAAAGCTCCCAATGCCTTCCAGTACGTGTGGCGCAGCCCCTGGGTGCGCGCGGCCGTGTTCCTGCTGCTCTTTTACCTCGCGTATCGCCTGCTGGGTCAGATTCAGACGGTGGTGGTGGTGTTCGCGGTGGCCTACCTGATCGCCTACCTGGCCAACCCGATGCTCAACTGGCTGGAGCGGGGGCGGGTCAAGCGCGGGCTGGGCGTGTTCTTCGTGCTGCTGGTCTTTATCGGCATTCTCGCGCTGGCCGCCGCGCTGGTCGTCACGGTGTCGGCGCAGCTCATCACGCTGCTGCAAAGCCTCCCCGACCAGATCGGCCGGTTGAATGATCTGCTCGACCGGCTGTTCGGCTGGCTCGGCACCCACGGTGTGCCCGGCACCGACAACGTCCGCACCCGGCTCACCGAGGCCGTGCAGACCTACGTGCAGAACCTGGGCCGCAACATCGTTCCCCTGCTGCAAAACCTGCTGAGTTCCACCGGCACGATTTTCAGCAGCATCGTGTCCATCGGCGGCGTGCTGGGGCAGGTGGTGCTGATCCTGCTGCTGAGCATCTACCTGATGCTCGACTACAGCCGGGTGAATGCCGCGCTGCTCAAGGCCTTTCCGCGCCCCTGGCAGCCGCGCGTGCTGGAGTTCACCGGGCTGGTCGGCACCTCGGTGGGCGGCTACGTGCGGGGGCAACTGGTGATCGCCGCCTTTATCGGCGTGTTCGTGTGGCTGGGCCTGACCCTGATCGGGGTGCCCAGCGCCGCCGCCATCGGCTTCCTCGCCGGGGCCTTCAACATCGTGCCGTACCTGGGACCGGTGATCGGCGCCACGCCCGCCCTGCTGCTGGCCCTGCCCTTCGGCTGGGTCAAGATGCTGCTGGTCGTGGTGATCTTTGTCGCCGCCAACCAGATCGAGGGCAACTTCCTGAGTCCCTACATCCTCAGCAAGACCACCAACCTGCACCCGGTCGCGGTGCTGCTCGCCATCCTGGTCGGCGCCTCGCTGTTCGGCTTCGCGGGGGCGCTCCTCGCGGTGCCCGCCGTGGCCCTGGGCAAGCTGGTGCTGGACAAGTATTACTTTCCCAGCCGGGTGTATACCGAAGGGCCGTAG
- the cysS gene encoding cysteine--tRNA ligase, with protein sequence MTQPDPSTRQPDPGIVLYDTMQRQKVPFVPQVPGRVGMYLCGPTVYSDAHLGHAKKEVAFDVIRRALMHFGYQVRYVTNVTDVGHLQNDADEGEDKLQARARLEQLEPMEVADKYFWSFVSDMDALNVLKPSINPRATGHIPEQIELIQELIARGHAYESDGSVYFDVRSWPEYGKLSGRRLDEQEEGTREAVREEKRDPRDFALWKRAEPGHLMRWESPWSVGFPGWHIECSAMSLKYLGEGFDIHGGGLDLEFPHHEAEIAQAEAAGHPFARYWLHNNMLTINGEKMSKSKGNFTTLKDLFAVHDPMVIRFLLVSSHYRSITEFSDAAFESARSGYRRLTDALNEVERRLPTAPDQDDPALREKVAGHVQAFEDALRDDFNTPRAVAALFNLTTDVNAALNAGEVGRRALEVARDAYRTLGGDVLGLFAESQAERQDDSHVMNALMDLVLQARQHYRLNKQYAQADELRGTLAAVGVTVEDTKEGPRWRR encoded by the coding sequence ATGACCCAACCCGATCCGTCCACCCGCCAACCCGACCCCGGCATCGTCCTCTATGACACCATGCAGCGCCAGAAGGTCCCCTTCGTGCCCCAGGTGCCGGGCCGCGTGGGCATGTACCTGTGCGGACCGACCGTGTACAGCGACGCGCACCTCGGCCACGCCAAGAAGGAAGTCGCCTTCGACGTGATCCGCCGCGCGCTGATGCACTTCGGGTATCAGGTGCGCTACGTCACCAACGTGACCGACGTGGGCCACCTCCAGAACGACGCCGACGAGGGCGAGGACAAGTTGCAGGCCCGCGCCCGGCTGGAACAGCTCGAACCGATGGAAGTCGCCGACAAGTATTTCTGGTCCTTCGTCAGCGACATGGACGCCCTGAATGTCCTGAAGCCCAGCATCAACCCGCGCGCGACCGGGCACATCCCCGAGCAGATCGAGCTGATTCAGGAACTGATCGCCCGGGGCCACGCCTACGAGTCGGACGGCAGCGTGTACTTCGACGTGCGGAGCTGGCCCGAGTACGGCAAGCTGTCGGGCCGCAGGCTGGACGAGCAGGAGGAGGGCACCCGTGAGGCGGTGCGCGAGGAAAAACGCGACCCCCGCGACTTCGCCCTCTGGAAACGGGCGGAACCCGGCCACCTGATGCGCTGGGAATCGCCCTGGAGCGTGGGCTTTCCCGGCTGGCACATCGAGTGCAGCGCGATGAGCCTCAAGTACCTGGGCGAGGGCTTCGACATCCACGGCGGCGGCCTCGACCTCGAATTCCCGCACCACGAGGCCGAGATCGCGCAGGCGGAGGCCGCCGGGCACCCCTTCGCCCGCTACTGGCTGCACAACAACATGCTGACCATCAACGGCGAGAAGATGAGCAAGAGCAAGGGCAACTTCACCACGCTCAAGGACCTCTTCGCCGTCCACGACCCGATGGTGATCCGCTTCCTGCTGGTGAGCAGCCACTACCGCTCCATCACCGAGTTCAGTGACGCGGCCTTCGAGAGCGCCCGCAGCGGCTACCGCCGTCTGACCGACGCGCTGAACGAGGTCGAGCGGCGCCTGCCGACCGCCCCAGACCAGGACGACCCGGCCCTGCGGGAAAAGGTCGCCGGGCATGTCCAGGCCTTCGAGGACGCGCTGCGCGACGACTTCAACACGCCCCGCGCGGTCGCCGCGCTGTTCAATCTCACCACCGACGTGAACGCCGCGCTGAACGCGGGGGAGGTCGGGCGCCGGGCGCTGGAGGTCGCCCGTGACGCCTACCGGACGCTGGGCGGGGACGTGCTGGGGCTGTTCGCGGAAAGTCAGGCGGAACGCCAGGACGACAGCCACGTCATGAACGCGCTGATGGACCTGGTGCTTCAGGCGCGGCAGCATTACCGCCTGAACAAGCAGTACGCGCAGGCCGACGAACTGCGGGGCACCCTCGCGGCGGTCGGCGTGACCGTGGAGGACACCAAGGAAGGCCCCCGCTGGCGGCGCTGA
- a CDS encoding YcjF family protein translates to MLPLVKQVLDNFNFDVDPDLTREENVEEVIRSAALLSGAIAVEPVPFADILLITPVQAKMVLHIGKIYGFDITPDRAKEIVQELGATVAYGMVARQVMRGVAKLALPIIGGLITAPAVYGWTFALGRVAQNYFERKRQGLPASKREQVKVIQEAKGQARRVLPSAQDFSDLAAELRRRADEKQKGQGRGDLN, encoded by the coding sequence ATGTTGCCCCTCGTCAAGCAGGTGCTTGATAACTTCAATTTCGATGTGGACCCCGACCTCACGCGCGAGGAGAATGTCGAGGAGGTCATCCGGAGCGCGGCGCTGCTGTCGGGCGCAATCGCGGTGGAACCCGTCCCCTTCGCGGACATCCTGCTGATCACGCCGGTGCAGGCCAAGATGGTGCTGCACATCGGCAAGATCTACGGCTTCGACATCACGCCCGACCGCGCGAAGGAAATCGTGCAGGAACTCGGCGCGACGGTCGCCTACGGCATGGTGGCCCGGCAGGTGATGCGCGGGGTGGCCAAGCTGGCCTTGCCCATCATCGGCGGCCTGATCACCGCGCCCGCCGTCTACGGCTGGACCTTCGCCCTGGGGCGCGTCGCGCAGAATTACTTCGAGCGCAAACGGCAGGGCCTGCCCGCCAGCAAGCGCGAACAGGTCAAAGTGATTCAGGAGGCCAAGGGCCAGGCCCGCCGCGTGCTGCCCAGCGCCCAGGACTTCAGCGACCTCGCCGCCGAGCTGCGCCGCCGCGCCGACGAGAAGCAGAAAGGACAGGGCCGGGGCGACCTGAACTGA